Within the Parus major isolate Abel chromosome 18, Parus_major1.1, whole genome shotgun sequence genome, the region TTCCAATTAACCCTGCCACAGAGAACTGGGAGTACTTGATGTTAGGGTGTTCAAAGACTTAAAACTGGGTGTTGTGTGCATTTCTTTCTCACAACCTCTTGCTTTGGATGCTTCAGATCTCCTTTGAGGATTGCCTTGTAGGAAAATGCTTTGCATGGTGCCTCCCTCAAacctctgccctgcctgcctgggaaTGTCATTTTCCAATTCTCGGATCACTGCAGCAAACTTCACTAGTGCAAacgtggggctgggggcagagctggagggttTAACTGGGAAGGATTGAAATGCTGGAACACCCTGGAGGTCACTGAACTCTGGGTGAAGGCTTTGTCCCTTCAGCTCTGTGACACCGGTGTGGGCAACAACAACCTCTCCGTGCCAGGGTGGATTTATTCAATCCATCAGGCTGGGAATGTGGAAGGGAGGGATTTATCCTAAAGGTTTGTTTCTGTGGGGTGAGGAAGAGGTGTCTGATGTTGCTGTTCGCCCTCTGTGTGTCCCAGTcctccagcagtgacagtgggagcagcagcagcagcagctgtagcagcagcagcatcaacAGCCCCGACAGAGCAGAGTCCAGCCTCAACCCCAGGATTGCAGGATCCAGCCCCGTctcttcccagcccttccaCGAGCAGTCTGCACTAAGCCAAGGTCCTTACTTCCACATCAACCAGATCCTGAAGGAAGCCCACTTCCACAGCCTACAGAGCCGGGGACGCCTCCCTACATGAtgacccagcagctccctgccttcTGTGAAGGGACAGCACTGTGTAGATTTGATATTTCAACTTCAAAGTTTGTTAAAATGGAATTGCACAAAATTGCCTGTTGCCTTTTCAGTCTATATTTGAAATAACAGGTTAACAGGAGATTGTTTACTTGTGGTTTGCTGCACTATTGCAATGCAAAAGGGGCTTTGGAGCAATTTTTATAGGATTCTTTTTGGGGTGGTTCTAAAGTACGTGGcaagaggagactgaggagtCCACATGTGTGTTATAGGATTGCAAACTGTCCAATTCCAATCGACTGCCTAATCTGTTTGTTAGCAAGTTGTTGCTTTCTGTAAAGTTCTCTTAAGCGTTCCTCTTCAGTTTTATaagtctttttttaatttcaataaacTAGTTAAAAAATGATTTGGCAACATAATTTTTTGAGCATTTAGAGTTAGTGAGAATAGGAGCAGCGAGTGCAGGTCCTTTAGGCCTGGGAGCTCCCACCCAGCTCGGGGTGAGTTCTCTCATGAGCTTCACTGCTGCAGGACTGGAAGGGAAATGTGAAATTAGAGCCAGGACAGGTcgggcaggtgctgcaggggcCACTCAGAGCCTGGAGGATACAGGTGTCCtaccctgctccagcaccctttccagctgtgaaatgttttctcttaGTGTGTAGGTTgttttggctggttttttttttattattattattattattttatttctttaatttgatTTCAACAATGTAAGGATAGGAGGTGAAAAAGCAGCTCCACCTCTGttccagcagccaggggacAAGGACAATCCAAGCTGTGCCTGCTTCCCGTGACACGCCCTGCTCTGCCCGAGGATGGGAAACCCTGACAATCCTGGAGGTGTCACCGCTCCTGCCAAGGGGACAGAGAGATCTCAGTGAAGACAAACACCCCCAGCAGGTTTATTGTTTGCTGCCTCACTTGGTCATGCCCGAGAGCCAGCCCAGCTTGAAGAGGGACGGTGCCGCCGCGTCCTCGTCGTCGGTGATGAGCTGCCGGAACAGGGAGCCCGGGCGCGCCGCCTCGTCCTCTCTGGGCAGCACAGCGGCTGCAGCCTGGCCCTTTGGGGACACAAAAGTGACTCTGACCACCACAGCACCCTCGGGGCTCCCTCTGTcccccctctgtcccctcagcaTCACCAGCTGCCAGGTGGAGCCGCGGCACAAGCGCTCTGGGCAGGCAGCTGGAGCCGTGACGCTGCTGGGAtagtgacacacacacacacacggggCCACCtctgggggctgctggtggcAACAGGCACTTGGCAGATGTCACTCAATGCTCACAAAACCCCTCAACACTCATCAAAACCCTctgagcagcagggcaggggctgctgcgCTCACAGCAAGGGATCACAGCGTAGTAAAAGCACAGCTGGTGCCCTTGCAGGAGGTTTTTTTGGAGAAGTGCAGATTTTAACCTCTCCAGAGGAGTTTTAGCATTGAAGAAGGAGCAAGCATCTGTCAGGGATGCTGGGATGTGGCTAGCACAGGACACGggtgtgctgagcacagcacagcagctgaggggaGTGACAGAACGAGCCAGACATCACTGCACACTTCTATGCTCTAGTCAGGGTGAGCTGTGAGAGGTAAGGAATGCCTTCACTGGGAACTTCTGGGCTTTCAAACACCCCTTCTGCTGGTCTGGTCCTTAATGGCTCTGAGTAATGGAGAGTTGCAAATTGAACATCATCTCAAATGACACTGGTAAAAAACCAGGCTCTTGACAAGACTCAACAACTTGTCCCAGAGATAGATTGGGCTGGTAATAAGTAAAGGAAACATTAATTGCTGCTTCCTACAGCAGTGAGGTATTCCTTGGCTCTcacccagcacacagagctccatCTAAGCAGATGTTTTAAACTGGGGGAAACAGAGCAACAGAGAGATTGGCTGctacagctcagcagcaggagagcagcaggacactCCTCACACAGCTGGGGTACCTGGCCAGGCCTCCTCGGGGCTTACAGGGCAGCATCCCACTGGAAAGGAGTCCAAGCATTAGCTACTGTCCTTCAGcctttcctgcagccctgtTCAATGAGTTGTCTCTGATGCATTGCCCTCAGCCATGTAAACcctcactgcctgctctgccacaCAGCAGTGGCCCCAAAACCACGCTTTTGGGCAAAGGGTGGGGTTTGGAGGGTCCTGGGGAAATCCCCCCCAtcccctgctgtgctgccataATGAttcctttcactgaaaataaaaaatcaggtGAAATAATGTTTggctcttttcttctttccccacaAAGTCAAGTGTTGGGGGGGACAGTGAATACTGGgaaaatattcctatttttaCAGTTCAATTCAAGCACCAACCTGGGCTCTTTCTGTGCTCCTGGCACTGGACTTGCTCTTCCGTGAGCTCGACATGCTCAGTGGCAACAGTCCAAACCttaaggaagggaagaaagagatgtgggaaatgtgggaaatgtgggaagcAGTGTCCCAGAGGCAGGAGAGCGCCTGGAAGAGCCGGGTGCCTCACCTGATCTGGCTGGATGCTAAGGGCAGGATGTTGTGGAGCTCCTGCGAGCTCAGAGCGCTGCCCCTGCTCGTGTACTGGTTCTCTGTCCCAGTCAGCAGGCCAAAGAGAACCTGGAAGGCACCAGAAGCTGCTTGGATTTGGGGAAGAGATGCTGGAAGGCACCAGGAGCTGTTTGGATTTGGGGTTCCTGCAGAGTTGGCCCCACAGTACGTGGTGAATCCACTGGCACACCATCAGCACTGAGCTTGAACATGAAGTGTCTCCCTTCCCCCTCTTAACTCTTGTGTTTAATTATTCCCACAGCTGAGTCCCAGACCTGTTTCAGCACTCCTTAACCCGATTAGTGGTGCTCAGGCTGCAGTGAATCCTGTTAGATAAAGTCCAGCCAGCCCCACACGCGGGGCCGTGCAGCCGGCTCAGCCAGCTCCTCTTATCTGCAGCCGGCACTGAACGCTCTTCCCCCTTCCAAGGAAGTGCCAGTGCTTATCTTGAGCCATTCAACAGTTTAAAGGCacccccagctgccctgctggagGCAtttgcagccctgctccctgctccagccctgctccctaCCGAGGTTCTCTGCACCAGGCGGTTCAGGTTGCTGTTCAGGTGTGGGGTGAAGACATCCAGGTCGAAGGGATCGATGTGTCCCTCCAGGAAGTCCATGACCTTCTCaatgctgcaggcagagcagagggctcCTGTCAGGGGTGGCATCCTGGTGATGCCAGCTCTGAAGCAGCCAAGGATTTCCTGTCTGGGGTGACTGAGCAGAACAGGAATTACTTGGCAGAACAGCAGCTGCCCCAAGggtttccagctcctccaggaacCTGCTCCCCATGGTACCCCCAAGGCTGGAGCTAACACAAGGCTTTAACTCTTGGCTGGAAGCTTAACTCCTTCCCCAGGGGCATCCTCTGAGGGTATCCCATGGCCACAAGGAGCGGGACCAGCCCACTGCCTCAGCCCCTGGCCACAGAATCCCACCCCTCCTGTGTTTTGAGGATGAGCTCGGTGTTTGTGCAGCTTGTGCTGTTTTAGAGCCCCCCAAGCACTGCTGGAGGATGTGACCCCCAGAATGTGCCATACCCAGAGTCCTGCTTGatcctgctgggttttgtgtCCTCGCTCTTGGCTGTCAGGATGATGCTGAGGTACCTCAGGTCGTAGAGtaactgcagagctctgctctgggtcaGGGGGAAGCTGTCCGGCCTCTGCAAACGGGACAGGCAGGAATGGGGCTCCCCCCTGGCCCAAGGGGGAAGATTTGAGAACACCAACCCCAAGGCACAACCAGAGTGTGAAACGTGGTGTCTGCTCCCCTTCTGCCTGAGTTCTGGGGGAGGCAGGGTGGGTGTGAGGGTGTCTGTCCCCTTCCCAGCTGGCACAGACAGGTATTTTCTGTTCCAGGAGCTGGATGTGTccctgcattcccagctcccatcccacACCCAGGTAccttctcctgcttctgctccaCCAGCTTTTCATAGGCAGCCAGCACCTCTGCcatgcagctcctcagcagctcctgcagcgTCACCTTGGGCAGGGTGTGCCCACCCACCCTGTTCAcctcctggcacaggctgaaCAGGAGGCACTGCGCGTGCCACGAGGGCTGTGCAGGAGAACAGAGGTTATTCGCCCTGCACGCTCCATTCCCTCCCACATCCCCTCAGATGGGTGGTGGGAGTGTCCCACTTCCTCAGCAGCCACAAagctctgccccacagcttGTATCTCACAGGGTCTGCTTTACTGACACCCCAGATTTTGGGTTACAGCAGCTCCCAAAGTCCCAGACACTGAGTGCAGTGAGGACTCCTTGTGCATCTTCTGCCAGCACAGACCCTGCTCAGCCCACCCActccctggggctgttcctCCCTTGTCTCCTGGGCCTCCTGAATTCTCATCCAGCTGCTTTTGCCCTCAGATAATGGAATTTACTGGATAAATTTCACTGCATTTCCATGTCCAGcccctcctgtgctgtgcaaaCAGAGAACTCACTCCAGGCCTGgccctcctccctcctgccacctgctctgtccctgtgaGCTCCTTCCTGTGCCACCACCACACCCCTGGGAAGCCACACGACTTCCCTGAGGATTCCACAGTCCCACTGCTCCAACTGTCCTGCAGTGCTTCCAGCTTCCATGGAATCTCTCCCCTGGGACCTCTGTGTTTAAATCAGGTCCAAGTCCTCCTCTGGCTCAGTTTTAGGGGATCTGGGCCAACCTTACTCACAGAGATAAACAGCGACAATGACCCATTTCCTTCCCCTGACCTCTGTCCTCACGAGGTGAGTATCTCAAAGAGCACCAGGGAGTGTTTGTCCTGTGCTCCTGACACCAAccaccctccccagcagctcagtgagTGGTTCTGGAGCGCCGTGCTGGGCTGTTCCTCATACCTGCACAGGCAGCCGGATCTTTGATGTCACACTGCTCCCAGACTCGGTTTCCTCCTGGATTTCAATCTCATCCCAGTTGGTGGCCGTGGCCAGGACAGACCCAGCTGTGTCGAGCAGCAAAGTGTGGGTGAAGCACTGAACCAGACCCTGGAGCACAAAACGAAATCCTCGATCACAGGACGGTTCTGCCAGGCCCAAAGCCAGCCCACCCTGCCTGTGAcctgctgcatccctgcagctcccaaacTCAATCTGCCAGACACCATCCCACTGGAGccacccctccctgcccagggagccccactgtcgccctgaaaactcagcttttgaGCTTGCTAACATcgttttctaaagactttcccaggacagtaactgtaaacatagatatgtgtacattctttctgttatcttgtgatgggcatctctcatggccagtgcagtgagaaagtgttatcctgaccatcccatccctggctgtggtgaAAAGCCTATAaattctgtgaggaaaaataaactctgctctttcttcacCACACCTCGATCTGTGTCTgcgtgatctattcatcttcagcagtaACACCCCAGCAAGGGAACCCTTCCCCAAAACGCGTCTCTGAGGAGGAAAACCGCTCCTTACTTTGGTGACAGCCGAGCTCCAGAGCTGATAAgccagcaggctctgctgcaggagctctgccttCAGCCCCTGCCACTTGGCCAGCTCGGGGGACACTTCCTGGGCTTTGCCCTTGCCCAGTTTCTTGGCCGAGCGCGGCTCCTTGGGCGCCGAGGCGGCGCCGCCCGCCTGGCCCAGCACACAGCGCTGCAGGTGAGGGCACAGCTCgggcagggcctggcacagcctggccatGAAGAGCACAGCGTGGAGCTTGGCGTCCCCAGGGGTGTCCAGccggctctggagctgctcccggACGCAGCCCAGGAGGTGCTGGGTGCAGGCGATGCAGCGCTCACGGAGCAGCCCCTGCACGGTGCCGGCGTCGGCGAAGCGGTCGAAGGCGGGGCGCGCCGGCACCGCCGGCTCCTTGGGGACACAGTCGTCCCCGGGGAGGTAGGACAGGAcatcctccagcctggccttcagCTTGGAGTCCAGCGTGGAGCAGAAGCTCTGCACGCACGGGGTGAGCGCCTGCGCCTTCATGGCCAGCCCGCTCCTGGCGAAGGGCCCGCGCTGCCCCACGCTCACCCACGCTGCGTCCCCGGGCAGGTCCCCGGGGCTCTCTGACCACAGGAACAGGGCCACGTTGTGTTCCAGCTGCGTCTGCTTGCTCAGGGCACCGCTGCCAGCTTTCACCTCCAGTTCCTGCAAGGCtacagccagcagctccttggagcTGCCTGAAATGGAGTCAAAGCCTTCTTTGGTCAGAGTCTGCAACAGAACCAGGAGAGAAAACAATGTCAATGTGGCACTTAAACACAGCCTCAGCACACTGTGAGACAACAGCTGGGagtgcccccagcacagcacccacctgcagcctgtccaggaacagctgctgcagcagctcctcccagaaGGACACGGGCCTGTCCAGCAGGCGCCGGCACACGGCCTCCCAGTTGTGGCTGCTGGAGTCGctggacagcagctcccacacgGCGTCACGgatccctgccagccccttcATGCTCTTCACGTACACCAGCAGGGTCCTGACCCCTGTCCTGATGTCATCACTGCACCTGCAGGTGAAGTTTCACCTCGGTGAGGGGAgcgaggccctggcacagggtgcccggctgctggctgtgctgtgctgcctctggctgctcaaaggagagggaaggaagaggaggatgaggggatgaggaggaagtcagccaggctgggattgcCCTGGCCCACTCACATGTTGATCCACTGCTGCAGGGTCTCCCTGAGGTACTCCTGGCTGATGGGGTGTGCCAGGGTCCGCAGGGCCGGCTGGAATTCCACCACGGACTCGGGCAGGTACTTGAACCAGCTGCTCAGCTTCAGATCCTCCTCCAGCacccctcctttccctggaaTCCCAGTCAGGGATCAGCCCAGGATCAGCCTCCTGCCTGCACCCCCGGGCAGGGGCAGGGCTCACCTGCGGGGTTCTGGCCCGTGGTGCTCTCCAGGGTGGAGAAGAGCAAtccacagggcagggctggctccgGGGCCATCCCCTCGGGCACGGTGTAGAAGAGAGCGTGGGCCTGGTACAGCGTGGTGGTGAGCAGCTCCATCAGGGAACACACCTGAGCTTTGATACCTGCACCTGCAGAGAGCTGACTTTGAGCCGAGGCAGCCCTTCAGCACAGGTCAGAGGCACCAAGAGAAGGGCTGGAGGGCAAAAGGACTCAGCCTCGTGCCCCTCCTGCTTCCCCATTACAGCTGGGCTTGCCCTAAGCCCTTGAGAactgttaaaaattattcatttatcTGTTAATTGTGCTATTTGTCAGTGTCCCTGCCACCATGAGATTCACAGGAAtcacccatccctgctccccgTGGCACTGACCGTGGTGGGGCTGgttgagcagctgctggatggCAAGTTTCCTGGCCAGCAGAAAGTCAGCCAGGGCCTGCCGTGGGGAGCTGTCCTCCAGCAGCATGATGGCACACAGAGCTTCTGCCACCGCCTGGTCCGAGCCCGTCCGGCAGCGCAGCAGCGCCTTGCTCTCCTGCAGGATGGTGGATCTGCCACGGGAACCAGCTGGGAGTCACTGCCTGAGCCACACACTCAGCTGGGCTTGTGTGCTGACTGCCAAAGTGCTCCTTTTTCCAGACTGTCATATGGATATTACAGGACCCCTGAGATGGTTTTTGTCCCAGGctcgtggaatggtttgggttggaaggggttTCTCTAAATCCCTGCCATTCCAGTCCTGTCACCTGATGGAATCCTCGGGATGTGCTTCCCTCACATCCCTctttccctgcctgccagcTCCCAAGGGCATTCCCAGAGCTCCCGGCTTTGACAccggccccagccccgggatcctgcctggggctgtcctggggctccagctgcagctgcctcctgggGCAGGTGGAGAATTCTCCCACCTTGCTGCAGCCGATTTctgtcctgccttccctgggcTGCGTCTGAGCGAGTGCCACGGACAGGGAAcggtttgggctgggagggaactTCAGGATCAAGCAGCTCCAAATCCCTAGATCAGGCTGCCCCAAGTCTCATCCAGCTCGCAGGACGAGGCGCTGagacactcccagggatgggacagccaaAACTCCTCcgggtaacctgtgccaggacctcacccCCTGCTCATCCAGCCCGTCCCACGCCCCGTTCCCGGCGCACCTGAGGTGGCTGGCAGCCGCCACTTGCCgcagcaggatggggaagcGGGCGAGGATGGGGCTGGAGCGGGCTCGGGGGgtgtccagctgcagctgccgGCGCAGCTGAGCCCCGAGCAGGTGGAGCCGGGCCGCGGGCAGGTAGCGGCCGCCTTCCACAGCCCCCCACACCTGCTCGGgaacctccagcagcagcttcagctgcgCCGCAGCCCCGTAAAaactctgctgggctggggggtgAACCTGCAGAGAGCACACGGGGTCACAGCGAACACAGAGCggagaggaggagatgggaaaagCGGCCAGAGGGGGAGAAGGGAccagggagggagctggagcgCGGGAGAAAGAATGGATAGAAGcggggaaggaaggcaggagggacCGTGCGGGCACCCCCGGTGCTCCTCACCGtgccggcggggccgggccgggccgagccgcGCTGCAGCCCCCGCACGGCGCCCAGCAGGCGCTCGGCGCTCCGCCGCATCTCGGCGATGGTGTCGGCAGCCTCGATGAGGTCGCGGTAGCGCTCGCCCACCATCTGCCGCAGCTCCTCCCGCTTCTGCTCGATACCGGCGCGGAGCCGCCGCTCCACCGCCCGCAGCTCCGCCGCCGTGTGCGCCTCGAACAGCGCCTCGGCCTCGGCCCCGCGCACCACACCGGCACCCACGGCACCGGCACCCACAGCACCGGCACCCACAGCCGGCCGCACCCCCGGGGCCGCCATGGCCGCCATGTCGGCACGGGAAGGGGACGGCGCTTCCGGGAGTCACCCGCGGGGCGCCGACGCCATCTTTGTGTCGGGCACAGNNNNNNNNNNNNNNNNNNNNNNNNNNNNNNNNNNNNNNNNNNNNNNNNNNNNNNNNNNNNNNNNNNNNNNNNNNNNNNNNNNNNNNNNNNNNNNNNNNNNNNNNNNNNNNNNNNNNNNNNNNNNNNNNNNNNNNNNNNNNNNNNNNNNNNNNNNNNNNNNNNNNNNNNNNNNNNNNNNNNNNNNNNNNNNNNNNNNNNNNNNNNNNNNNNNNNNNNNNNNNNNNNNNNNNNNNNNNNNNNNNNNNNNNNNNNNNNNNNNNNNNNNNNNNNNNNNNNNNNNNNNNNNNNNNNNNNNNNNNNNNNNNNNNNNNNNNNNNNNNNNNNNNNNNNNNNNNNNNNNNNNNNNNNNNNNNNNNNNNNNNNNNNNNNNNNNNNNNNNNNNNNNNNNNNNNNNNNNNNNNNNNNNNNNNNNNNNNNNNNNNNNNNNNNNNNNNNNNNNNNNNNNCGGGCACAGTCACATCCAGGTGTCGTTGCCATGGCAGCGCCTCCATCTTTGTGTCGGGCACAGTCACATCCAGGTGTCGTTGCCATGGCAGCGCCGCCATCTTTGTGTCGGGCACAGTCACATCCAGGTGTCGTTGCCATGGCAGCGCCGCCATCtttgtgctgggcagagctgcgTTGCCACAGCGACACGGCCAGAGGGAGAAAACGCcgctttatttatttaacttagtttgtttatttatttaattgtattttctttttcttccccgTTTCCCGGGTAACGGGTCGGGCTCCACGGCCTGCGGGTGCCGCTGTCACTCCAGACATGATAATAaactctgctcccagggatggaacGAGAGGAAAGCGCCTCAGGTAGTGCCAGGGGAAGGTCAGGGTGGACATCAGggggaatttcttcatggaaagggctggaagtgcccagggcaggggtttaaagtgcccagggagggatttaaagctgtgtggatgtggcacttggggacacggtcagtggtggccttggcagtgccaAGGTTGTTCTCGGTGATCTTCAGGGGTTTCCAAGCTGAACAATTCTGGGATGCTCTCCCAGGGAGGTGCCCAAGCCTGGCTCgtctccctctgctccccaccccagctccaacacacacaaacaaccagaaactggaggaaaactcttttatttccctccctccccatccacAGCCGCTCCCCGTGGCACAGACCGTGGCGGTCGGGAGcctttgctgctgtggaaagGTTCAGTCCCACACCGAGGAACGAtttgggctgggagcagggacacacCCTGGGCACGTCCTGGTCACAAGGGATCACTGCCAGAGCACAGCTACGGGCACGGGGGATGCACGGTGCTGCTGGGGGGCCCTGCATCTCTGCAGGGAGTGGAGAGACCTCACTTCACCTCCCTTGCCCTGCAGAAGTCacctggcagaggagcagcagcctccGTGGTCCCTCCCAGCTCGGGCACGGTGCCACCAACACCCCCCGGCACACAGGGAGGGTGAGGGGGAGCCAAGGGCcccctgtggggctgtgtcagTGAACGGAAAACCCCTCTGGGTACACCCTATATACAATTTACACATATTTACAATCAGCCATCCCGTCCCTCCTGCCAGCCACAGCGTGGGgtggatgatggatggatgatggatggatgatggatgNNNNNNNNNNNNNNNNNNNNNNNNNNNNNNNNNNNNNNNNNNNNNNNNNNNNNNNNNNNNNNNNNNNNNNNNNNNNNNNNNNNNNNNNNNNNNNNNNNNNNNNNNNNNNNNNNNNNNNNNNNNNNNNNNNNNNNNNNNNNNNNNNNNNNNNNNNNNNNNNNNNNNNNNNNNNNNNNNNNNNNNNNNNNNNNNNNNNNNNNNNNNNNNNNNNNNNNNNNNNNNNNNNNNNNNNNNNNNNNNNNNNNNNNNNNNNNNNNNNNNNNNNNNNNNNNNNNNNNNNNNNNNNNNNNNNNNNNNNNNNNNNNNNNNNNNNNNNNNNNNNNNNNNNNNNNNNNNNNNNNNNNNNNNNNNNNNNNNNNNNNNNNNNNNNNNNNNNNNNNNNNNNNNNNNNNNNNNNNNNNNNNNNNNNNNNNNNNNNNNNNNNNNNNNNNNNNNNNNNNNNNNNNNNNNgatggatggatggatggatggatggatggatggatggatggaatgGCCAGGCTTTGAATCCCTCAGTGTCTCCTGGTCAGGACACAGCTGGATGAGGATCCTCCCAGTCTGGCTCTCCTTTCCTGGCTGTCCACAGTCCAGgtcctggagcaggcagggagtgGAGCTGGAATCCCTCAGGACAGGCAGGTGCCAGGCCGGGTGTCAGAGGCGCCCTggggctggaaagcagcagctcccattcCAGACTCGGCAGCAGGAAGGACGCTTTGGGATCTGCTGTGTCCTTTGCTCGTGCCTCGCTGGTGGTTCCcccttggagcagctgcagggaggggatggagacTCTCCCTGAGCAGTCTGCAATCGGCTCCTTCACAGCGA harbors:
- the COG1 gene encoding conserved oligomeric Golgi complex subunit 1 isoform X4 — its product is MAAMAAPGVRPAVGAGAVGAGAVGAGVVRGAEAEALFEAHTAAELRAVERRLRAGIEQKREELRQMVGERYRDLIEAADTIAEMRRSAERLLGAVRGLQRGSARPGPAGTVHPPAQQSFYGAAAQLKLLLEVPEQVWGAVEGGRYLPAARLHLLGAQLRRQLQLDTPRARSSPILARFPILLRQVAAASHLRSTILQESKALLRCRTGSDQAVAEALCAIMLLEDSSPRQALADFLLARKLAIQQLLNQPHHGAGIKAQVCSLMELLTTTLYQAHALFYTVPEGMAPEPALPCGLLFSTLESTTGQNPAGKGGVLEEDLKLSSWFKYLPESVVEFQPALRTLAHPISQEYLRETLQQWINMCSDDIRTGVRTLLVYVKSMKGLAGIRDAVWELLSSDSSSHNWEAVCRRLLDRPVSFWEELLQQLFLDRLQTLTKEGFDSISGSSKELLAVALQELEVKAGSGALSKQTQLEHNVALFLWSESPGDLPGDAAWVSVGQRGPFARSGLAMKAQALTPCVQSFCSTLDSKLKARLEDVLSYLPGDDCVPKEPAVPARPAFDRFADAGTVQGLLRERCIACTQHLLGCVREQLQSRLDTPGDAKLHAVLFMARLCQALPELCPHLQRCVLGQAGGAASAPKEPRSAKKLGKGKAQEVSPELAKWQGLKAELLQQSLLAYQLWSSAVTKGLVQCFTHTLLLDTAGSVLATATNWDEIEIQEETESGSSVTSKIRLPVQPSWHAQCLLFSLCQEVNRVGGHTLPKVTLQELLRSCMAEVLAAYEKLVEQKQEKRPDSFPLTQSRALQLLYDLRYLSIILTAKSEDTKPSRIKQDSGIEKVMDFLEGHIDPFDLDVFTPHLNSNLNRLVQRTSVLFGLLTGTENQYTSRGSALSSQELHNILPLASSQIRFGLLPLSMSSSRKSKSSARSTERAQ